Proteins encoded together in one Salvelinus namaycush isolate Seneca chromosome 26, SaNama_1.0, whole genome shotgun sequence window:
- the LOC120021461 gene encoding pyruvate dehydrogenase E1 component subunit alpha, mitochondrial-like isoform X1, whose protein sequence is MQKMLTIISNVLRGSARRNGAQVVSEATSLVVASRSYADFTPEATFDIKKVDLHRLEEGPPLTATLTREEGLKYYRTMQTIRRMELKADQLYKQKIIRGFCHLYDGQEACAVGIEGGITLSDHLITAYRAHGYTLTRGGTVREIMAELTGRRGGIAKGKGGSMHMYTKNFYGGNGIVGAQVPLGAGVALACKYLGNDQLCVSLYGDGAANQGQIFETYNMSSLWKLPIIFICENNQYAMGTSVERSAASTEYYKRGDYIPGIRVDGMDVLCVREATKFAADHCRSGKGPILMELQTYRYHGHSMSDPGVSYRTREEIQEVRSKSDPISMLKDRMLSNNMASIEELKEIDIAVRKEIEDAAQFATTDPEPPLDDLCSHIFANDQPFEVRGATPWTKLTSTS, encoded by the exons ATGCAAAAGATGTTGACAATAATCTCCAACGTACTGAGGGGTAGCGCAAGAAGAAAT GGAGCCCAGGTTGTGTCAGAG GCCACCAGCCTGGTGGTGGCGTCACGCTCGTATGCCGATTTCACACCTGAGGCCACCTTTGAcataaag AAAGTTGACCTTCATCGTCTGGAGGAGGGCCCACCCCTGACAGCCACTCTGACCCGGGAGGAGGGGCTGAAGTATTATCGTACCATGCAGACCATAAGACGCATGGAGCTGAAGGCTGACCAGCTCTACAAGCAGAAGATCATCAGAGGCTTTTGTCACCTGTATGATGGCCAG GAAGCCTGTGCGGTTGGCATTGAGGGGGGTATCACCCTGTCAGATCACCTGATCACTGCATACCGTGCCCATGGCTACACCCTCACCAGGGGTGGGACTGTCAGGGAGATCATGGCAGAGCTCACTG GTCGTAGAGGAGGCATTGCTAAGGGCAAGGGAGGCTCTATGCACATGTATACTAAAAACTTCTATGGAGGCAATGGCATTGTGGGAGCTCAG GTACCGCTGGGAGCTGGTGTAGCCCTGGCCTGCAAGTACCTGGGCAATGATCAGCTGTGtgtcagtctctatggggatggAGCAGCCAATCAG GGTCAGATCTTTGAGACATATAACATGTCATCTCTTTGGAAGTTACCCATCATTTTCATCTGTGAGAACAACCAATATGCCATGGGCACATCAGTAGAGCGCTCTGCTGCGAGCACCGAATACTACAAGAGAGGAGACTACATTCCTGGCATTAGG GTGGATGGGATGGATGTCCTGTGTGTTAGAGAGGCCACCAAGTTTGCAGCTGATCACTGCCGATCTGGAAAG GGCCCTATCCTCATGGAGCTACAGACTTACCGTTACCATGGACACAGCATGAGCGATCCTGGGGTCAG CTACCGCACACGTGAGGAGATCCAGGAGGTCCGTAGTAAGAGCGATCCCATCTCCATGCTAAAGGACCGCATGCTCAGCAACAACATGGCCAGCATAGAGGAGCTCAAG GAGATTGACATCGCGGTGAGGAAGGAGATTGAAGATGCTGCACAGTTCGCCACCACAGACCCCGAGCCCCCTCTGGATGACCTGTGTAGCCACATCTTTGCCAATGATCAGCCCTTTGAAGTGCGTGGTGCCACCCCATGGACCAAGCTCACTTCGACCAGCTAA
- the LOC120021461 gene encoding pyruvate dehydrogenase E1 component subunit alpha, mitochondrial-like isoform X2 gives MQKMLTIISNVLRGSARRNATSLVVASRSYADFTPEATFDIKKVDLHRLEEGPPLTATLTREEGLKYYRTMQTIRRMELKADQLYKQKIIRGFCHLYDGQEACAVGIEGGITLSDHLITAYRAHGYTLTRGGTVREIMAELTGRRGGIAKGKGGSMHMYTKNFYGGNGIVGAQVPLGAGVALACKYLGNDQLCVSLYGDGAANQGQIFETYNMSSLWKLPIIFICENNQYAMGTSVERSAASTEYYKRGDYIPGIRVDGMDVLCVREATKFAADHCRSGKGPILMELQTYRYHGHSMSDPGVSYRTREEIQEVRSKSDPISMLKDRMLSNNMASIEELKEIDIAVRKEIEDAAQFATTDPEPPLDDLCSHIFANDQPFEVRGATPWTKLTSTS, from the exons ATGCAAAAGATGTTGACAATAATCTCCAACGTACTGAGGGGTAGCGCAAGAAGAAAT GCCACCAGCCTGGTGGTGGCGTCACGCTCGTATGCCGATTTCACACCTGAGGCCACCTTTGAcataaag AAAGTTGACCTTCATCGTCTGGAGGAGGGCCCACCCCTGACAGCCACTCTGACCCGGGAGGAGGGGCTGAAGTATTATCGTACCATGCAGACCATAAGACGCATGGAGCTGAAGGCTGACCAGCTCTACAAGCAGAAGATCATCAGAGGCTTTTGTCACCTGTATGATGGCCAG GAAGCCTGTGCGGTTGGCATTGAGGGGGGTATCACCCTGTCAGATCACCTGATCACTGCATACCGTGCCCATGGCTACACCCTCACCAGGGGTGGGACTGTCAGGGAGATCATGGCAGAGCTCACTG GTCGTAGAGGAGGCATTGCTAAGGGCAAGGGAGGCTCTATGCACATGTATACTAAAAACTTCTATGGAGGCAATGGCATTGTGGGAGCTCAG GTACCGCTGGGAGCTGGTGTAGCCCTGGCCTGCAAGTACCTGGGCAATGATCAGCTGTGtgtcagtctctatggggatggAGCAGCCAATCAG GGTCAGATCTTTGAGACATATAACATGTCATCTCTTTGGAAGTTACCCATCATTTTCATCTGTGAGAACAACCAATATGCCATGGGCACATCAGTAGAGCGCTCTGCTGCGAGCACCGAATACTACAAGAGAGGAGACTACATTCCTGGCATTAGG GTGGATGGGATGGATGTCCTGTGTGTTAGAGAGGCCACCAAGTTTGCAGCTGATCACTGCCGATCTGGAAAG GGCCCTATCCTCATGGAGCTACAGACTTACCGTTACCATGGACACAGCATGAGCGATCCTGGGGTCAG CTACCGCACACGTGAGGAGATCCAGGAGGTCCGTAGTAAGAGCGATCCCATCTCCATGCTAAAGGACCGCATGCTCAGCAACAACATGGCCAGCATAGAGGAGCTCAAG GAGATTGACATCGCGGTGAGGAAGGAGATTGAAGATGCTGCACAGTTCGCCACCACAGACCCCGAGCCCCCTCTGGATGACCTGTGTAGCCACATCTTTGCCAATGATCAGCCCTTTGAAGTGCGTGGTGCCACCCCATGGACCAAGCTCACTTCGACCAGCTAA
- the LOC120021461 gene encoding pyruvate dehydrogenase E1 component subunit alpha, somatic form, mitochondrial-like isoform X3 has translation MQKMLTIISNVLRGSARRNGAQVVSEATSLVVASRSYADFTPEATFDIKKVDLHRLEEGPPLTATLTREEGLKYYRTMQTIRRMELKADQLYKQKIIRGFCHLYDGQEACAVGIEGGITLSDHLITAYRAHGYTLTRGGTVREIMAELTGRRGGIAKGKGGSMHMYTKNFYGGNGIVGAQVPLGAGVALACKYLGNDQLCVSLYGDGAANQGQIFETYNMSSLWKLPIIFICENNQYAMGTSVERSAASTEYYKRGDYIPGIRVDGMDVLCVREATKFAADHCRSGKGPILMELQTYRYHGHSMSDPGVSSLLPALLPPCSDTA, from the exons ATGCAAAAGATGTTGACAATAATCTCCAACGTACTGAGGGGTAGCGCAAGAAGAAAT GGAGCCCAGGTTGTGTCAGAG GCCACCAGCCTGGTGGTGGCGTCACGCTCGTATGCCGATTTCACACCTGAGGCCACCTTTGAcataaag AAAGTTGACCTTCATCGTCTGGAGGAGGGCCCACCCCTGACAGCCACTCTGACCCGGGAGGAGGGGCTGAAGTATTATCGTACCATGCAGACCATAAGACGCATGGAGCTGAAGGCTGACCAGCTCTACAAGCAGAAGATCATCAGAGGCTTTTGTCACCTGTATGATGGCCAG GAAGCCTGTGCGGTTGGCATTGAGGGGGGTATCACCCTGTCAGATCACCTGATCACTGCATACCGTGCCCATGGCTACACCCTCACCAGGGGTGGGACTGTCAGGGAGATCATGGCAGAGCTCACTG GTCGTAGAGGAGGCATTGCTAAGGGCAAGGGAGGCTCTATGCACATGTATACTAAAAACTTCTATGGAGGCAATGGCATTGTGGGAGCTCAG GTACCGCTGGGAGCTGGTGTAGCCCTGGCCTGCAAGTACCTGGGCAATGATCAGCTGTGtgtcagtctctatggggatggAGCAGCCAATCAG GGTCAGATCTTTGAGACATATAACATGTCATCTCTTTGGAAGTTACCCATCATTTTCATCTGTGAGAACAACCAATATGCCATGGGCACATCAGTAGAGCGCTCTGCTGCGAGCACCGAATACTACAAGAGAGGAGACTACATTCCTGGCATTAGG GTGGATGGGATGGATGTCCTGTGTGTTAGAGAGGCCACCAAGTTTGCAGCTGATCACTGCCGATCTGGAAAG GGCCCTATCCTCATGGAGCTACAGACTTACCGTTACCATGGACACAGCATGAGCGATCCTGGGGTCAG TAGCCTCCTCCCTGCCCTCCTACCCCCCTGTAGTGACACTGCATAG
- the LOC120021463 gene encoding peroxiredoxin-4-like, producing MDVMLHMKMLKDILSVFCTICFVTNFSTAAQDGSNGKKDQECHNYAGGHVYPGEAFRVPVSDHSLHLSKAKISKPAPYFEGSAVIDGEFKELKLSDYKGKYLVFFFYPLDFTFVCPTEIIAFSDRVHEFHAINAEVVACSVDSQFTHLAWINTPRKQGGLGPMKVPLLSDLTHQISKDYGVFLEDAGHTLRGLFIIDDKGVLRQITMNDLPVGRSVDETLRLVQAFQYTDKHGEVCPAGWKPGSDTIIPDPSGKLKYFDKLN from the exons ATGGACGTCATGCTTCATATGAAGATGTTAAAGGACATTTTAAGTGTGTTTTGCACAATTTGTTTTGTCACCAATTTTTCCACTGCAGCCCAAGACGGCTCTAATGGGAAAAAGGATCAAGAGTGTCACAACTACGCTGGGGGACACGTCTACCCTGGAGAGGCTTTCCGTGTGCCCGTCTCTGACCATTCCCTGCACCTCAGCAAGGCGAAAA TTTCAAAGCCTGCACCTTATTTTGAGGGATCAGCTGTCATCGATGGCGAGTTTAAGGAGCTCAAGCTGTCTGACTACAAAGGGAAATACCTAGTCTTCTTCTTCTACCCCCTGGACTT CACGTTTGTCTGCCCGACTGAGATTATTGCATTCAGTGATCGTGTGCACGAGTTCCATGCCATCAATGCTGAGGTTGTTGCCTGCTCTGTCGACTCACAATTCACCCATCTGGCATG GATCAACACACCTAGGAAGCAGGGTGGACTTGGGCCAATGAAAGTCCCTCTGCTGTCTGACCTCACACACCAGATTTCCAAGGACTATGGAGTCTTCCTGGAGGATGCAGGACACACACTCCG GGGCCTGTTCATCATCGATGACAAGGGAGTCCTGAGGCAGATTACCATGAATGACCTCCCGGTAGGGCGCTCTGTAGATGAGACCCTGCGGCTGGTCCAGGCCTTCCAGTACACTGACAAACATGGTGAAG TGTGCCCAGCAGGATGGAAGCCAGGCAGTGACACG ATAATCCCAGACCCATCGGGCAAACTCAAGTACTTTGACAAGCTGAACTGA